A window from Lepus europaeus isolate LE1 chromosome 20, mLepTim1.pri, whole genome shotgun sequence encodes these proteins:
- the LOC133749320 gene encoding endogenous retrovirus group K member 6 Pro protein-like — MLRSEDGTRPQGVTPLGSSDVYWVQPITKNRPVLTLTIEGKDFKGILDTGTDATVISQDHWPAHWTLTASLTNLQGIGQSNNPQVSSRVLHWKDKEGNQDTVTPFVLPGLPVNLWGCDILSQMEVILCSPSAVVTQQMLRMPGTGLGKMRQGITQPITAPLKQIDMGSDIWIFSNGHWPSCTQSR, encoded by the exons ATGTTGCGGAGTGAAGATGGCACAAG GCCCCAAGGCGttacccctttgggctcctcaGATGTTTATTGGGTCCAGCCAATTACAAAAAATAGGCCTGTGttaacccttactattgaaggaaaggatttcaaGGGCATTTTGGATACAGGGACGGATGCCACAgtcatatctcaagatcattggcccGCCCATTGGACGCTGACCGCATCTCTCACCAATTTGCAAGGTATAGGCCAGTCCAAcaacccccaagtcagctcaaGGGTATTACACTGGAAAGATAAGGAAGGCAATCAGGACACTGtgactccttttgtattaccaggcctcCCTGTTAACCTGTGGGGATgtgacattctctcccaaatggaagttatccttTGCAGCCCTAGTGCtgtggtcacacaacaaatgctgcgcatGCCTGGCACAGGACTTGGAAAAATGAGACAGGGCATAACTCAACCTATTACAGCCCCTCTAAAACAGATAGACATGGGCTCAGATATTTGGATTTTTAGTAAtggccactggccttcctgtacccaaagcagataa